The Microbacterium luteum genome includes a region encoding these proteins:
- a CDS encoding tyrosine-type recombinase/integrase: protein MTAKHRLNDILRDKQTYAHLRDINPDMPDFVWHVMLGYRPHVNHAQWDAVREFTLATAVALRPTTFDSTRRLMSMSARFHAWLWASTGLELTVGRVYTQTNIDLYLQNQLGHRSPEHKWGVARQLVANGRELTNAELHGLPAPDMKLRAPFAPAQIATMHSWATRLTTVKKRQNAWALLGLAGGAGLRAEEIVGVNVEHIDAQNGRVFVNVEGTRARRVPVRHSWARVLLRSIEGRNAGERVFRGPHIEEYRPRIIQTFLTDHPAPVRPTPCRLRASWLVHHLDNGVPLQVLKELGGFRTYDTLTRYVDFTRPVDPSDYTGLLIGDEVPR, encoded by the coding sequence ATGACCGCGAAACACCGACTCAACGACATCCTCCGCGACAAGCAAACGTACGCTCACCTCCGCGACATCAACCCCGACATGCCTGACTTCGTCTGGCACGTCATGCTCGGCTACCGCCCGCACGTCAACCACGCACAGTGGGACGCCGTCCGAGAGTTCACCCTCGCGACTGCCGTTGCTCTTCGGCCCACGACGTTCGACAGCACACGACGTCTGATGTCGATGTCGGCACGGTTTCACGCCTGGCTCTGGGCATCGACGGGACTGGAGCTGACGGTCGGCCGCGTCTACACGCAGACCAACATCGATCTCTACCTGCAGAACCAGCTGGGACACCGCTCCCCCGAGCACAAGTGGGGTGTGGCTCGACAGCTGGTCGCGAACGGCCGCGAGCTCACGAACGCCGAGCTCCACGGGCTTCCCGCCCCGGACATGAAGCTCCGTGCCCCGTTCGCGCCCGCCCAGATCGCGACCATGCACAGCTGGGCAACCCGCCTCACCACGGTGAAGAAACGTCAGAACGCCTGGGCACTGCTCGGCTTGGCCGGCGGCGCCGGACTCCGCGCGGAAGAGATCGTCGGCGTCAATGTCGAGCACATCGACGCCCAGAACGGCCGCGTGTTCGTCAACGTCGAAGGAACGAGAGCGCGCCGCGTGCCTGTCCGTCATTCCTGGGCGCGCGTCCTCCTCCGAAGCATCGAAGGACGCAACGCTGGCGAGCGAGTCTTCCGCGGCCCGCACATCGAGGAGTACCGCCCCCGCATCATCCAAACCTTCCTCACCGACCACCCTGCGCCTGTCCGCCCAACGCCGTGCCGCCTCCGTGCAAGCTGGCTCGTACACCACCTCGATAACGGTGTGCCCCTCCAGGTACTGAAGGAACTTGGAGGTTTCCGCACGTATGACACGCTCACCCGCTACGTCGACTTCACCCGCCCCGTCGATCCGTCCGATTACACCGGTCTCCTCATCGGCGACGAGGTCCCCCGATGA
- a CDS encoding MFS transporter: MADDTGTARLAPRSVGAVAGLVLATVGTALPLSMAAPTLSTTAELYGTTTADTTWVLTTTLIVATVSAPVIGRLGDNHSPRRILLFVLPIIALGLFLAGSAATLTQLILARALQGLAGGVLPLALSLTQRIVPPRRRALWVGILASTFASGTALGAVLAGVLVNAWGTPALAWLPLAIVVIAEIALLAFLPATPASGSRRLHVRASLALGAGGVALLLAITEAPKLPSPFVTVPLLLAAGLAALAGWARTQYRGDTPLWDRTAWRRRRSLVAAHLMALLGGAALFATFVALPAFVESDDGLGRSVAIGGALLLPATAAIAAVGPLAGLLRRRLGRRGTALVGAAAATTGATLQWMAPHEIPVLLAGSALLGAGVAVTFAAALTVSIELASADDVATASAPNIVARQLGGALGAGTAGAVLAVSATGTRFDAAFGIIAALSAAVAVATIGLPRSRSRVRSTG; the protein is encoded by the coding sequence ATGGCTGACGACACCGGGACGGCACGGCTCGCGCCGCGGTCCGTCGGCGCCGTCGCGGGTCTCGTGCTCGCCACGGTCGGCACGGCCCTCCCCTTGTCGATGGCGGCACCCACGCTCTCCACCACCGCCGAGCTCTACGGCACGACGACCGCGGACACCACGTGGGTGCTCACCACGACGCTCATCGTCGCGACGGTCTCCGCACCGGTCATCGGCCGCCTCGGCGACAATCACTCGCCGCGGCGCATCCTGCTCTTCGTCCTCCCGATCATCGCGCTCGGACTCTTCCTCGCCGGAAGCGCGGCGACCCTCACCCAGCTGATCCTCGCCCGCGCCCTGCAGGGTCTCGCCGGCGGCGTGCTTCCCCTCGCACTGTCGCTGACACAGCGGATCGTGCCACCACGCCGCCGCGCGCTGTGGGTCGGGATCCTCGCCAGCACGTTCGCCTCGGGAACCGCCCTCGGTGCGGTGCTGGCCGGTGTGCTCGTCAACGCCTGGGGCACTCCCGCCCTGGCATGGCTGCCGCTCGCGATCGTCGTCATCGCCGAGATCGCGCTCCTCGCCTTCCTCCCCGCCACGCCCGCGTCTGGCAGCCGACGCCTGCACGTGCGCGCATCCCTCGCGCTCGGAGCAGGGGGCGTTGCCCTGCTCCTCGCGATCACGGAGGCCCCGAAGCTCCCCTCCCCCTTCGTGACCGTTCCGCTGCTGCTGGCGGCGGGGCTCGCGGCCCTCGCCGGCTGGGCGCGTACCCAGTACCGCGGCGACACGCCCCTGTGGGATCGCACCGCCTGGCGGCGTCGTCGCTCACTCGTCGCGGCACACCTCATGGCGCTCCTCGGCGGCGCGGCACTGTTCGCCACGTTCGTCGCCCTTCCCGCGTTCGTCGAGTCGGACGACGGTCTCGGGCGGTCGGTCGCGATCGGCGGGGCACTCCTTCTCCCGGCAACAGCGGCCATCGCCGCCGTCGGACCCCTCGCAGGCCTCTTGCGCCGACGTCTCGGAAGGCGCGGTACCGCCCTGGTCGGCGCGGCCGCGGCGACGACCGGGGCGACGCTGCAATGGATGGCCCCGCACGAGATCCCCGTCCTGCTCGCCGGCTCCGCGCTGCTGGGTGCCGGAGTGGCCGTCACCTTCGCCGCGGCGCTGACCGTCTCGATCGAACTCGCCTCGGCCGACGACGTGGCCACCGCATCCGCCCCGAACATCGTCGCTCGTCAGCTCGGCGGCGCACTCGGGGCCGGGACCGCCGGCGCCGTCCTGGCCGTGTCCGCGACCGGCACCCGATTCGACGCAGCGTTCGGGATCATCGCGGCTCTCAGCGCCGCTGTCGCCGTCGCCACGATCGGGCTTCCGCGCAGCCGCTCGCGAGTACGCTCGACGGGATGA
- a CDS encoding RNA-binding S4 domain-containing protein, producing the protein MSESARVDAWLWAVRVYKTRSAATTACRAGHVRVNGDRAKAAQPVRPGDELRVRINGFDRHLVVRQAITKRVGAPAAAAAVEDRTPPPPPRTEVPFVPVRDRGAGRPTKRERREIDRLRGRDGDDR; encoded by the coding sequence ATGAGCGAGAGCGCACGGGTGGACGCGTGGCTGTGGGCGGTGCGCGTCTACAAGACGCGGTCCGCCGCGACCACGGCGTGCCGTGCCGGACACGTGCGCGTCAACGGCGACCGCGCCAAGGCCGCCCAGCCCGTTCGCCCCGGCGACGAACTGCGCGTGCGCATCAACGGATTCGACCGTCACCTCGTGGTCCGTCAGGCCATCACCAAGCGCGTCGGTGCGCCCGCTGCCGCCGCAGCCGTGGAGGACCGCACTCCGCCGCCTCCCCCACGCACCGAGGTGCCGTTCGTGCCCGTCCGCGATCGTGGGGCCGGGCGCCCGACCAAGCGCGAGCGGCGCGAGATCGACCGCCTGCGCGGCCGCGACGGCGACGACCGCTGA
- a CDS encoding NUDIX domain-containing protein, giving the protein MTILPPEPGEPRRPHGPRDPGDAWVEAPDGQRYWGRFGAAGLLALDADRGVLLQHRVGWSHFGGTWALPGGARHQGEDAATGAIREAQEEAGVPDGAVRARLESVLDVGVWTYTTLVADVVEPFTPVISDPESLELAWVPIDDVDALPLHPGFAASWPLLRSLLPRHPVVVVDVANVVGSVPDGWWRDRAGAASRLLDRVSRRASRGVPADALWLEGDVWFPRWTAVVEGQARAVSTEIAGVEVVAAPGEGDDTIVSVAAEFRGRGHDVIVVTSDRGLSERIVEVGGRVRGARWLRDLLDVD; this is encoded by the coding sequence GTGACGATCCTCCCTCCCGAACCCGGTGAGCCGCGCCGGCCACACGGCCCGCGCGACCCGGGTGACGCCTGGGTGGAAGCGCCGGACGGCCAGCGCTACTGGGGGCGCTTCGGCGCCGCGGGACTTCTGGCTCTGGATGCCGATCGCGGCGTGCTGCTGCAGCACCGCGTGGGCTGGAGTCACTTCGGTGGCACGTGGGCTCTGCCCGGTGGTGCCCGCCATCAGGGTGAAGATGCGGCGACCGGCGCGATCCGCGAGGCGCAGGAGGAGGCCGGCGTCCCCGACGGAGCGGTGCGGGCGCGGCTGGAGAGCGTGCTCGACGTCGGTGTCTGGACGTACACGACGCTTGTCGCCGACGTCGTCGAGCCGTTCACGCCGGTGATCTCCGACCCCGAGTCGCTCGAGCTCGCGTGGGTTCCGATCGACGACGTCGACGCGCTGCCGCTGCACCCCGGTTTCGCCGCATCGTGGCCGCTGTTGCGCAGCCTGTTGCCGCGGCATCCGGTTGTGGTCGTCGACGTGGCGAACGTGGTCGGATCGGTGCCCGACGGGTGGTGGCGCGACCGTGCCGGCGCCGCGTCACGACTGCTCGACCGGGTTTCGCGGCGCGCGTCGCGCGGTGTGCCGGCCGATGCCCTGTGGCTGGAGGGCGACGTGTGGTTCCCGCGCTGGACCGCCGTCGTCGAGGGGCAGGCGCGCGCGGTGTCGACCGAGATCGCCGGCGTCGAGGTCGTGGCGGCGCCGGGCGAGGGCGACGACACGATCGTGTCGGTCGCGGCGGAGTTTCGCGGCCGGGGTCACGACGTGATCGTGGTGACGAGCGATCGCGGCCTGTCGGAACGGATCGTCGAGGTGGGCGGCCGGGTTCGGGGCGCGCGTTGGCTGCGCGATCTGCTCGACGTGGACTGA
- the der gene encoding ribosome biogenesis GTPase Der produces the protein MAADEEYTAGPDDLEATLADMDDELADQRATALRASLQDYDLDDEDAALLDGAVVGEDGIEYLPALPVVAIVGRPNVGKSALVNRILGRREAVVEDTPGVTRDRVTYKAEWLDRRFSLVDTGGWEPDARGIDASVAAQAEVAIDLSDVVLFVVDAMVGATSTDEHVVKLLRKSGKPVFLVANKIDDARQEPEAAALWNLGLGQPHPVSAIHGRGVADLLDEIMKVLPTVSAVASAEIGGPRRVAILGRPNVGKSSLLNKAAGEERVVVNELAGTTRDPVDEIVELGGKMWRLVDTAGIRRRVHLSQGADFYASLRTSAALEKAEVAVVVIDVTQPISVQDLNIIDLVLESGRALVIAYNKWDRLNDDDMDAQDRRRFLEREIERDLAHVAWAPRVNISAKTGRHLDKLVPALETALTSWDQRIPTGKFNAFLSELVAEHPHPLRGGKQPRILFGTQAASRPPTFVLFTTGFLDPGYRRFIQRRLREIYGFEGSPIVLNMRIRERRQRS, from the coding sequence ATGGCCGCCGACGAGGAATACACCGCCGGCCCCGACGATCTCGAGGCCACGCTCGCCGACATGGACGATGAGCTCGCCGACCAGCGGGCGACCGCGCTGCGCGCGTCGTTGCAGGACTACGATCTCGACGACGAGGACGCCGCGCTGCTGGATGGTGCCGTGGTGGGCGAGGACGGCATCGAGTATCTGCCGGCGCTGCCCGTCGTGGCGATCGTCGGGCGCCCGAACGTCGGCAAGTCGGCGCTCGTGAACCGCATCCTCGGCCGTCGTGAGGCCGTGGTCGAGGACACCCCCGGTGTCACGCGCGACCGAGTCACGTACAAGGCCGAGTGGCTCGACCGTCGCTTCTCCCTCGTGGACACCGGCGGGTGGGAGCCGGATGCCCGTGGCATCGACGCGTCCGTCGCCGCGCAGGCCGAGGTGGCGATCGATCTGTCCGACGTGGTGCTGTTCGTCGTCGACGCGATGGTGGGGGCGACCTCCACCGACGAGCACGTCGTCAAGCTCCTCCGCAAGAGCGGCAAGCCGGTGTTCCTCGTCGCCAACAAGATCGACGACGCCCGGCAGGAGCCCGAGGCGGCAGCGCTGTGGAACCTGGGTCTCGGTCAGCCGCACCCGGTCTCGGCGATCCACGGTCGCGGGGTCGCCGACCTCCTCGACGAGATCATGAAGGTGCTCCCGACCGTCTCGGCCGTGGCATCCGCCGAGATCGGCGGACCGCGCCGGGTCGCGATCCTCGGCCGCCCGAACGTCGGAAAGTCATCGCTGCTGAACAAGGCGGCCGGTGAAGAGCGGGTCGTCGTGAACGAGCTCGCGGGCACCACCCGCGACCCGGTGGACGAGATCGTCGAGCTGGGCGGCAAGATGTGGCGCCTGGTCGACACGGCCGGCATCCGCAGGCGTGTGCACCTGTCGCAGGGCGCCGACTTCTACGCATCGCTGCGCACGTCGGCGGCGCTCGAGAAGGCGGAGGTTGCGGTCGTCGTGATCGACGTGACCCAGCCGATCAGCGTGCAGGACCTGAACATCATCGACCTCGTGCTCGAATCGGGCCGGGCGCTCGTGATCGCCTACAACAAGTGGGATCGCCTGAACGACGACGACATGGACGCGCAGGACCGGCGGCGGTTCCTCGAACGGGAGATCGAGCGCGACCTCGCGCACGTCGCCTGGGCGCCTCGCGTGAACATCTCCGCGAAGACCGGCCGTCACCTCGACAAGCTCGTGCCCGCGCTGGAGACCGCCCTCACGTCGTGGGATCAGCGCATCCCGACCGGCAAGTTCAACGCGTTCCTCTCGGAGCTCGTGGCCGAGCATCCCCACCCGCTGCGTGGCGGCAAGCAGCCCCGCATTCTCTTCGGCACGCAGGCAGCGAGCCGACCGCCCACATTCGTGCTGTTCACCACGGGCTTCCTCGACCCGGGCTATCGCCGGTTCATCCAGCGGCGCCTGCGCGAGATCTACGGCTTCGAGGGTTCGCCGATCGTGCTGAACATGCGCATCCGGGAACGCCGCCAGCGGTCCTGA
- the cmk gene encoding (d)CMP kinase: protein MTDLSTPAGATPPAPTPPSAETSPVTIVAVDGPAGSGKSSVSKEVARRLGFGYLDTGAAYRALAWHAVERGVDTSDSAAVLDATGDFEYAISLDPDRYWVRVGDVDVTDAIRQTRVTEAVSGVARVPAVRQSVNAMFRAMVAGSGRAGVVVEGRDITTVVAPDAPVRILLTAAPEVRAARRSAELTGDDTTAVADALRRRDSADSKVVDFLTAAEGVTVVDSTELDFEQTVDAVLGVIAEGGVR from the coding sequence ATGACTGATCTGTCCACGCCCGCGGGGGCCACACCACCCGCACCCACGCCGCCGTCTGCCGAGACCTCACCCGTGACCATCGTCGCGGTCGACGGTCCCGCCGGCAGCGGCAAGTCGAGCGTGTCGAAGGAGGTCGCCCGCCGGCTCGGCTTCGGCTACCTCGACACCGGAGCGGCATATCGTGCGCTCGCATGGCACGCCGTCGAGCGCGGCGTCGACACCTCCGATTCCGCCGCCGTCCTCGATGCGACCGGCGACTTCGAGTACGCCATCTCGCTCGACCCCGACCGGTACTGGGTGCGTGTCGGCGACGTCGACGTGACCGATGCGATCAGACAGACCCGGGTGACGGAGGCCGTCAGCGGCGTTGCCCGCGTGCCGGCCGTGCGCCAGTCCGTCAACGCCATGTTCCGCGCCATGGTCGCCGGATCCGGCCGCGCTGGCGTCGTCGTCGAAGGGCGTGACATCACCACGGTCGTGGCCCCGGATGCGCCGGTGCGCATCCTGCTGACCGCCGCCCCCGAGGTGCGCGCCGCGCGCCGCAGCGCCGAGCTCACCGGCGACGACACCACGGCTGTCGCAGACGCGCTGCGTCGTCGCGACTCCGCCGATTCGAAGGTCGTCGACTTCCTCACCGCCGCAGAAGGCGTGACGGTTGTCGACTCGACCGAGCTCGACTTCGAGCAGACCGTCGACGCCGTGCTCGGCGTCATCGCCGAGGGAGGGGTGCGCTGA
- a CDS encoding prephenate dehydrogenase, producing the protein MTDAFDQPRAGGSDRLSARSSGTVRVVGAGLLGASIGHALVALGVDVVLADTSPAQLRLAIDYGAGRAARKTDDPSLVVVSVPPDVTADVVAAELARFPDAVVTDVASVKLEPLRALRERGVDLTRYIGSHPLAGRERGGAISARADIFIGRPWVVCRDRETRAADLAVVEGLILDLGATPIEMSPEEHDHSVALVSHVPQLVASLLAGRFVEAPEGSLRLAGQGVRDTTRIAASAPELWVQILGANAAPVVDVLDELAADLTQVADALRDPEATGARRAVADAIRRGNDGVERLPGKHGQNRRFESVVVMVDDRAGQLGRLFGDLGDLDVNVEDLRLEHSPGAQFGLAEISVAPGVVHRCVDGLQARGWKIASTTHD; encoded by the coding sequence GTGACCGACGCCTTCGATCAGCCACGCGCCGGCGGCAGCGACCGCCTGTCGGCGCGCTCGTCGGGGACCGTGCGCGTCGTCGGGGCGGGACTGCTCGGCGCGAGCATCGGGCACGCGCTCGTCGCCCTCGGCGTCGACGTCGTGCTCGCCGACACGTCGCCGGCGCAGCTTCGTCTGGCGATCGACTACGGCGCCGGCCGTGCCGCCCGCAAGACCGACGATCCGTCGCTGGTGGTCGTCTCCGTGCCGCCGGATGTCACCGCCGACGTCGTCGCCGCCGAGCTCGCCCGTTTCCCGGACGCCGTGGTCACCGACGTCGCCAGCGTGAAGCTCGAGCCGCTCAGGGCGCTGCGCGAGCGCGGCGTCGACCTCACGCGCTACATCGGGTCGCATCCGCTGGCGGGCCGTGAGCGCGGGGGAGCGATCTCCGCACGTGCGGACATCTTCATCGGCCGTCCCTGGGTCGTCTGCCGTGATCGCGAGACCCGCGCAGCCGACCTCGCGGTCGTCGAGGGCCTCATCCTCGACCTCGGAGCCACGCCCATCGAGATGTCGCCCGAGGAGCACGACCACTCCGTCGCCCTGGTCTCCCACGTGCCGCAGCTGGTCGCCAGCCTGCTCGCGGGCCGGTTCGTCGAGGCCCCGGAGGGGTCGCTGCGCCTGGCCGGGCAGGGCGTGCGCGACACCACCCGAATCGCGGCGTCCGCCCCCGAACTGTGGGTCCAGATCCTCGGCGCCAATGCGGCGCCGGTCGTCGACGTTCTCGACGAGCTCGCCGCGGACCTCACGCAGGTGGCGGATGCGCTCCGCGACCCCGAAGCCACCGGCGCCCGCCGCGCCGTGGCCGATGCCATCCGGCGCGGCAACGACGGCGTCGAGCGCCTCCCCGGAAAACATGGCCAGAACCGTCGTTTCGAGAGCGTCGTCGTCATGGTCGACGACCGTGCCGGGCAGCTCGGCCGGCTGTTCGGCGACCTCGGCGACCTCGACGTGAACGTCGAGGACCTGCGCCTGGAACACTCCCCGGGCGCGCAGTTCGGTCTCGCCGAGATCAGCGTCGCCCCGGGCGTCGTGCATCGCTGCGTCGACGGACTGCAGGCGCGCGGCTGGAAGATAGCGAGTACAACCCATGACTGA
- a CDS encoding pseudouridine synthase, which translates to MSAAGPEGVRLQKVLAQAGVASRRVAEEMIVAGRVRVNGAVVTELGTRIAPETDLVDVDGTAVQLDATKRYVMLNKPRGVVSSLRDDRGRPDLRRYTDRFEERLFNVGRLDADTSGLLVLTNDGELSHVLAHPSFGVTKVYIAKVAGRVSAQTVAALLRGIDLDDGPIAADKARILSTSAAGDGSLVQLTLHSGRNRIVRRMMDAVGHPVEDLVRRQFGPLHLGTLPAGKTRELTTVERGALLTLSRGGPSTPSPENP; encoded by the coding sequence ATGAGCGCCGCGGGACCCGAAGGTGTGCGGCTGCAGAAGGTGCTCGCGCAGGCGGGTGTGGCGTCGCGCCGCGTGGCCGAAGAGATGATCGTCGCCGGCCGGGTGCGCGTGAACGGGGCCGTCGTCACCGAACTCGGCACCCGCATCGCCCCCGAGACCGATCTCGTCGATGTCGACGGCACGGCCGTGCAGTTGGATGCCACGAAGCGCTATGTGATGCTCAACAAACCGCGAGGAGTCGTCAGTTCCCTGCGCGACGACCGCGGGCGCCCCGATCTGCGCCGCTACACCGACCGCTTCGAGGAGCGCCTGTTCAATGTCGGCCGCCTCGACGCCGATACGAGTGGCCTGCTCGTGCTCACCAACGACGGTGAGCTGTCCCACGTGCTCGCGCACCCGTCCTTCGGCGTCACCAAGGTCTACATCGCCAAGGTGGCCGGGCGGGTGAGCGCGCAGACGGTCGCCGCCCTGCTTCGCGGCATCGACCTGGACGACGGCCCGATCGCGGCCGACAAGGCGCGCATCCTCTCGACGAGTGCCGCGGGCGACGGATCCCTCGTGCAGCTCACCCTGCACTCCGGTCGCAACCGCATCGTGCGTCGGATGATGGACGCCGTCGGGCACCCCGTCGAGGATCTGGTGCGTCGCCAGTTCGGACCGCTCCACCTGGGCACGCTCCCAGCCGGCAAGACCCGGGAATTGACTACAGTGGAGCGCGGCGCGCTGCTGACTCTCTCTCGCGGCGGCCCATCCACCCCCTCTCCGGAGAATCCGTGA
- the scpB gene encoding SMC-Scp complex subunit ScpB, translating into MTDDTNTIEPPTRPQDTGSVVRRLEAILLVVDEPQSLVSLATAVGSPVPAVRQAVEALVADYDGESGGPRRGFELREVGGGWRLYVREEHDDLVQEFVSGQAPSRLSQAALETLAVIAYKQPITRGQIASIRAVNVDSVVRTLLARGLITELFADPDTGAVNYGTTDALLVNLGINSLDELPPISPLLDDGSTGFDAEVIR; encoded by the coding sequence ATGACCGATGACACGAACACGATCGAGCCGCCGACCCGCCCGCAGGACACCGGCTCGGTCGTCCGGCGGCTGGAGGCCATCCTGCTGGTCGTCGACGAGCCGCAGAGCCTCGTGAGCCTGGCGACGGCCGTGGGGAGCCCCGTCCCTGCCGTGCGTCAAGCGGTCGAGGCTCTCGTCGCCGACTACGACGGCGAGTCCGGCGGTCCCCGCCGCGGCTTCGAGCTGCGCGAGGTGGGTGGCGGGTGGCGACTGTACGTGCGTGAAGAGCATGATGACCTCGTGCAGGAGTTCGTCAGCGGACAGGCGCCGTCCCGGCTGTCGCAGGCGGCGCTGGAGACGCTCGCTGTCATCGCCTACAAGCAGCCGATCACGCGCGGGCAGATCGCGTCCATCCGAGCGGTGAACGTCGACTCCGTCGTGCGCACCCTCCTCGCCCGCGGCCTCATCACCGAGCTGTTCGCCGACCCGGATACCGGCGCCGTGAACTACGGCACGACCGATGCGCTGCTGGTGAACCTGGGCATCAATTCCCTCGACGAGCTCCCGCCGATCTCGCCGCTGCTCGACGACGGCTCGACCGGATTCGACGCGGAGGTGATCCGATGA
- a CDS encoding segregation and condensation protein A, translating to MAPSPEDPEDTAAESDDSPLVAAEDAGDGFRVSLGVFDGPFDLLLQLISKHELDITEVSLSRVTDEFIAYLRDLGPDELDEASEFLVVAATLLDMKVAGLLPQGELVDAEAVALLEARDLLFARLLQYRAFKEVSAWFERSLRREDRRHTRSVKLEDKHRSAVPELVWTLSADDFAAIAMMAFAPKEIPLVGLDHLHAPLVSIREQAAVVVTLLRDAGTLSFRDLVSGITQTGIIVARFLSVLELHRHAALSFEQLEPLGELTLRWTAPRWSDENLATLGADYDR from the coding sequence GTGGCGCCGTCGCCTGAGGATCCCGAGGACACCGCCGCGGAATCGGACGATTCCCCGCTCGTCGCGGCGGAGGATGCCGGTGACGGCTTCCGGGTATCGCTGGGCGTGTTCGACGGTCCCTTCGACCTGCTGCTGCAGCTCATCTCGAAGCACGAACTCGACATCACCGAGGTCTCCCTGAGCCGAGTGACCGACGAGTTCATCGCATATCTGAGAGACCTCGGACCCGACGAGCTCGACGAGGCTTCGGAGTTCCTCGTCGTCGCGGCCACCCTCCTGGACATGAAGGTCGCGGGACTCCTGCCGCAGGGCGAACTGGTCGACGCCGAGGCTGTCGCGCTGCTCGAGGCGCGAGACCTGCTCTTCGCACGCCTGCTGCAGTACCGGGCCTTCAAGGAGGTGTCCGCCTGGTTCGAGCGGTCCCTGCGCCGCGAGGACCGGCGTCACACCCGCTCGGTGAAACTCGAGGACAAGCACCGTTCGGCCGTGCCCGAGCTGGTGTGGACGCTCAGTGCCGACGACTTCGCGGCGATCGCGATGATGGCGTTCGCGCCCAAGGAGATTCCGCTGGTCGGCCTGGACCACCTGCACGCGCCGCTCGTCAGCATCCGGGAACAGGCGGCCGTCGTGGTCACGCTGCTTCGGGATGCCGGAACCCTCAGCTTCCGTGATCTCGTGTCGGGTATCACCCAGACGGGCATCATCGTCGCTCGATTCCTGTCGGTGCTCGAGCTGCACCGTCACGCGGCACTCTCCTTCGAGCAGCTCGAGCCGCTCGGGGAGCTCACCCTGCGCTGGACGGCACCGCGCTGGTCCGACGAGAACCTCGCCACTCTGGGAGCCGACTATGACCGATGA
- a CDS encoding ParA family protein: MAKAGESVAATKRGETKASGDETVLGPTGRPYRGFATPPALDGHGPARIVSLCNQKGGVGKTTTTINLAAALAGYGRKVLAVDFDPQGALSAGLGIQTHDIPTIYDLLLNTKRDPHEVIVPSRVDGLDIIPANIDLSAAEVHLVNEVAREQILAQVLRKVSKDYDVILVDCQPSLGLLTVNALTASHGVIIPLECEFFALRGVALLIETIDKVRDRLNPTITLDGVLATMYDPRTLHSREVLERVVEAFGDDVLETVIGRTVKFPDASVSGMPITEFAPEHSAAQAYLRLARELVDRGAVA, translated from the coding sequence ATGGCGAAGGCAGGAGAGTCGGTGGCGGCAACCAAACGCGGCGAGACGAAGGCGTCCGGTGACGAGACGGTCCTCGGTCCGACCGGACGGCCCTATCGCGGATTCGCCACTCCGCCCGCGCTCGACGGGCACGGGCCCGCGCGCATCGTGTCGCTCTGCAACCAGAAGGGCGGCGTCGGCAAGACCACGACGACCATCAACCTCGCCGCGGCGCTGGCCGGATACGGCCGCAAGGTGCTCGCCGTCGACTTCGATCCGCAGGGCGCCCTGTCGGCCGGCCTCGGCATCCAGACGCACGACATCCCGACGATCTACGACCTGCTGTTGAACACCAAGCGCGACCCGCACGAGGTGATCGTGCCGAGCCGCGTCGACGGGCTCGACATCATCCCGGCCAACATCGATCTCTCGGCCGCGGAAGTCCACCTCGTCAACGAAGTGGCGCGCGAGCAGATCCTCGCCCAGGTGCTGCGAAAGGTCTCGAAGGACTACGACGTCATCCTCGTCGACTGCCAGCCCTCCCTCGGCCTGCTCACCGTGAACGCGCTCACCGCGAGCCACGGCGTGATCATCCCGCTGGAGTGCGAGTTCTTCGCGCTGCGCGGTGTCGCGCTGCTCATCGAGACGATCGACAAGGTGCGCGACCGCCTGAATCCCACCATCACCCTCGACGGCGTCCTGGCGACGATGTACGACCCGCGCACCCTGCACTCGCGCGAGGTGCTGGAGCGCGTCGTCGAGGCCTTCGGCGACGATGTGCTCGAGACGGTGATCGGCCGCACGGTGAAGTTCCCGGACGCCTCGGTCTCGGGCATGCCGATCACGGAATTCGCGCCCGAGCACTCGGCCGCCCAGGCGTACCTGCGCCTGGCTCGAGAGCTGGTCGACCGTGGCGCCGTCGCCTGA